In Acidimicrobiales bacterium, one DNA window encodes the following:
- a CDS encoding M48 family metallopeptidase, whose translation MSGGSNHDRQLMARLVAVAVLSMWLLLAASSLLLLAVAWPDWLGVLLAAALAWFVFASRPRFDGLPPGVDLAPAEAPHLFALLERLAREMDAPLPDSILITSDFNAFARMSPWRRRRVVGFGWPAWVALDRDQRVAVLAHELAHLHSDVERSIPLQLSMATLYRWHETLKPAPWQTLGARTGLAAVIGWLYGVQARSYLRASQPAEISANRRAAEVVGSRTVISALETMTLGEVATGAMSRARMQRTDLWEGVSEAFDRLDPRRRQSIATEAVRVGGHVLSTHPPLGMVLSDLAKLGSSASFEVADEDWKALETEFRTHAGKLWRSDQP comes from the coding sequence ATGTCAGGTGGATCCAATCATGACCGCCAGTTGATGGCGCGCCTGGTGGCCGTGGCAGTGTTGTCGATGTGGCTGTTGTTGGCTGCCAGCTCGCTCCTTCTGCTGGCGGTGGCCTGGCCCGACTGGTTGGGCGTCCTGTTGGCTGCAGCGCTCGCGTGGTTCGTGTTCGCCAGCCGACCACGATTCGACGGCCTGCCACCGGGCGTGGACCTCGCTCCTGCCGAGGCGCCGCATCTCTTTGCCCTATTGGAACGATTGGCGCGAGAAATGGACGCGCCACTGCCAGACTCGATTCTGATCACCTCCGACTTCAACGCGTTTGCCCGCATGTCACCTTGGCGACGCCGTCGGGTCGTCGGATTCGGCTGGCCTGCGTGGGTCGCCCTCGACCGCGACCAGCGCGTTGCGGTTCTGGCCCATGAGCTGGCCCATCTGCACTCTGACGTCGAGCGGTCGATACCACTCCAGTTGTCGATGGCGACCTTGTATCGGTGGCACGAAACGCTCAAGCCAGCCCCCTGGCAGACGCTCGGCGCCAGAACCGGGTTGGCCGCCGTCATCGGCTGGTTGTACGGGGTACAGGCCAGGTCCTACCTGAGGGCGAGTCAACCGGCCGAAATCAGTGCGAATCGCCGAGCCGCCGAAGTTGTCGGGTCGCGAACCGTGATCTCTGCGCTCGAAACCATGACCCTCGGCGAGGTGGCAACCGGGGCGATGTCTCGTGCCAGGATGCAAAGGACCGATCTCTGGGAGGGCGTGTCCGAAGCGTTCGACCGTCTCGATCCACGACGCCGCCAATCAATCGCCACAGAGGCTGTTCGAGTGGGCGGACACGTCTTATCGACCCACCCGCCCCTCGGAATGGTGTTGTCAGATCTCGCCAAGCTCGGGTCGTCGGCGTCGTTTGAGGTTGCCGACGAGGATTGGAAGGCTCTCGAGACCGAGTTTCGTACCCACGCTGGCAAGCTCTGGCGAAGCGATCAGCCCTGA